Proteins encoded within one genomic window of Methanobacteriales archaeon HGW-Methanobacteriales-1:
- a CDS encoding DUF3467 domain-containing protein has protein sequence MTNKKKEKPQTMQADEIPIIMPSEAPRVYATGAFGGYSPQDFRIMLCSEEPLEKDAIILPKTLNMVRELQAELILSPLAAKELANWLVVKVEEYENDFGAIAPKLEKLEETAE, from the coding sequence ATGACTAATAAAAAAAAGGAAAAGCCTCAAACAATGCAAGCTGATGAAATTCCAATTATTATGCCTTCAGAAGCTCCAAGAGTTTATGCTACTGGTGCATTTGGAGGATATAGTCCTCAAGATTTTAGAATAATGCTTTGTTCTGAAGAACCTTTGGAAAAAGATGCTATAATATTACCAAAGACATTAAATATGGTCCGAGAACTTCAAGCTGAATTGATATTGTCTCCCTTAGCGGCTAAAGAATTAGCAAATTGGTTAGTAGTAAAGGTTGAAGAATATGAAAATGACTTTGGTGCTATAGCCCCTAAACTGGAAAAATTAGAAGAAACTGCAGAATAA